From a single Sorghum bicolor cultivar BTx623 chromosome 5, Sorghum_bicolor_NCBIv3, whole genome shotgun sequence genomic region:
- the LOC110435330 gene encoding uncharacterized protein LOC110435330, producing MEGHYWYSYSLSYMALSNTPSSSMHSMATAVLVALLVASALVSSTYAEFGKMECIGVNYNCNQFPGSRKCGDSCRDKARSQGSSSYSSKCQPAVAPFQCCCTVKDPHHPWPPSS from the exons ATGGAGGGGCACTACTGGTACTCTTACTCTCTTAGCTATATGGCACTCAGCAACACACCAAGTAGCAGCATGCACTCGATGGCTACTGCTGTGTTGGTTGCTCTGCTGGTAGCGTCCGCTCTTGTCTCGTCCACCTATGCTG AGTTCGGAAAAATGGAGTGCATCGGTGTAAATTATAACTGCAACCAATTTCCAGGATCCCGAAAGTGTGGAGATTCGTGCAGAGACAAGGCCCGCTCCCAGGGCAGTAGCAGTTACAGCTCAAAATGCCAACCTGCAGTTGCGCCGTTCCAGTGTTGCTGCACCGTCAAGGATCCACACCACCCGTGGCCTCCAAGCtcctaa